One Danio aesculapii chromosome 13, fDanAes4.1, whole genome shotgun sequence DNA window includes the following coding sequences:
- the cnih1 gene encoding protein cornichon homolog 1: MAFTFAAFCYMLALLLTAALIFFAIWHIIAFDELKTDYKNPIDQCNTLNPLVLPEYLIHVFFCVMFLCAAEWLTLGLNVPLLAYHIWRYMSRPIMSGPGLYDPTTIMNADILAYCQKEGWCKLAFYLLSFFYYLYGMIYVLVSS; the protein is encoded by the exons ATGGCGTTCACATTCGCGGCCTTTTGTTATATGCTGGCGCTTTTGCTGACGGCGGCGCTTATTTTCTTCGCTATTTGGCAT ATAATTGCATTTGATGAGCTGAAGACTGACTATAAGAATCCTATAGACCAGTGTAACACTTTAAACCCG CTCGTCTTGCCGGAGTACCTCATCCATGTGTTCTTCTGCGTTATGTTCCTGTGCGCTGCTGAATGGCTGACGCTTGGACTCAATGTGCCCCTGCTGGCCTATCACATCTGGAG gtataTGAGTCGTCCTATCATGAGTGGACCTGGTTTATATGATCCCACTACGATAATGAACGCAGATATTCTGGCATACTGTCAGAAGGAGGGCTGGTGCAAACTTGCATTCTACCTCCTCTCGTTCTTCTACTATCTTTACGG